One Chitinophaga varians DNA window includes the following coding sequences:
- a CDS encoding SnoaL-like domain-containing protein, producing MTIQEIARRLATYCEKEDYMGAHKELYAEDAISIEPEATGGFEKETKGLQNIIRKGELFTDLIEASYGVKVSEPLIAGNSIAFTLTMDTKFKGRDRSTFEELCVYVVKDGKVISEQFFF from the coding sequence ATGACAATCCAGGAAATTGCCAGGCGCCTCGCTACCTACTGCGAAAAAGAGGACTACATGGGCGCACACAAGGAACTGTATGCAGAAGATGCCATCAGCATTGAACCGGAAGCCACCGGCGGTTTTGAAAAGGAAACCAAAGGCCTGCAAAATATCATCCGCAAGGGAGAGCTGTTTACGGACCTCATAGAAGCGTCCTACGGCGTGAAAGTATCCGAGCCCCTGATAGCCGGTAATTCCATTGCTTTCACGCTCACCATGGACACCAAATTCAAAGGCAGGGACCGCAGTACGTTTGAAGAACTTTGTGTGTATGTTGTCAAGGATGGCAAAGTCATTTCAGAGCAATTCTTTTTCTGA
- a CDS encoding 3-oxoacyl-ACP synthase III family protein, giving the protein MNKTNTIIKGSGSFIPAVAKLNRDFIPNHFYDAQHASINTPGEEIVDKFRQITGICERRYVTDDQHTSEIAAWSAKKALEDAGVDPETIDQLIVAHNFGDVEQGSIQSGAVPSLAARVKNILGIRNPNCVAYDILFGCPGWLQGVIQADAFIRAGVAKRCLVIGAEVLSRVLDSHDRDSMIFSDGAGAMVLEAAEGTADGPGILAAAAQTYAMQELNYISTGVSNSPDDNTGIKYVKMQGRRVYEFALKHVPEAIKSCIDATGIPISQIKKIFIHQANEKLDEAIIKALYKLYDLTPDLASVMPMNIHELGNSSVATIPTLFDMVRKGDLPEHTLHPGDVIVFASVGAGMNINAVCYRM; this is encoded by the coding sequence TTGAACAAGACCAACACTATCATCAAAGGATCAGGTAGCTTTATTCCTGCGGTCGCAAAACTGAACCGGGATTTTATACCCAACCATTTTTATGATGCTCAGCATGCCTCTATTAATACGCCGGGCGAAGAAATTGTCGACAAGTTCCGGCAGATCACCGGTATCTGTGAGCGTCGTTATGTAACTGATGATCAGCATACCTCTGAAATAGCCGCATGGTCGGCCAAAAAAGCACTCGAAGATGCCGGCGTGGACCCGGAAACGATTGACCAGCTGATAGTAGCGCACAATTTCGGAGATGTGGAGCAGGGCTCTATACAGTCTGGCGCTGTGCCTTCACTGGCGGCCCGCGTAAAAAATATACTGGGCATCCGCAATCCCAACTGTGTGGCATATGATATCCTCTTCGGCTGCCCTGGCTGGCTGCAGGGAGTTATCCAGGCAGACGCGTTTATCCGCGCCGGTGTGGCGAAACGTTGCCTCGTCATCGGCGCAGAAGTGCTGAGCCGCGTGCTCGACAGCCATGACCGTGACAGCATGATCTTCAGCGACGGTGCCGGCGCCATGGTGCTGGAAGCTGCCGAAGGAACGGCAGATGGTCCGGGTATCCTTGCCGCCGCAGCACAGACTTATGCGATGCAGGAACTGAACTATATCAGCACCGGCGTTTCCAACTCCCCGGACGACAATACCGGTATCAAATACGTGAAGATGCAGGGACGCCGCGTGTACGAGTTTGCCCTCAAACACGTACCGGAGGCTATCAAATCCTGTATCGACGCTACAGGGATACCTATCTCACAGATAAAAAAGATATTCATTCACCAGGCCAACGAAAAACTGGACGAAGCCATCATCAAAGCGCTGTACAAACTGTACGACCTGACACCGGACCTGGCCAGCGTAATGCCAATGAACATTCATGAACTGGGCAATAGCTCCGTAGCTACTATTCCCACGCTGTTTGACATGGTGCGCAAAGGCGATCTGCCGGAACATACCCTGCATCCGGGCGATGTGATCGTATTTGCTTCTGTAGGCGCCGGTATGAATATCAATGCGGTTTGTTACCGGATGTAA
- a CDS encoding PhzF family phenazine biosynthesis protein produces MNIRFFQVDAFTNKPFSGNPAGVCLSEAPLADETMLAVAAENNLSETAFLVKQADGYSLRWFTPRVEIALCGHATLASAHVLWSNGLEPRDTPLRFHTVRSGLLTATAREELIELDFPARTYEPVVLPTALRQLFQDNYSNTVYSHDRYIVELPSAGAVAAFEPDFQLLASYPVVITAPGDSDSPYDFVSRYFAAPLGVNEDPVTGSAHCCLAPYWADKLGKTSFSAYQASARGGELKVELHGERVLLRGEAVTVISGTFHVNQQ; encoded by the coding sequence ATGAATATCCGTTTCTTCCAGGTAGACGCTTTTACGAACAAACCTTTCTCCGGTAACCCGGCCGGCGTATGCCTGTCGGAAGCTCCATTGGCCGATGAAACGATGCTGGCCGTTGCGGCAGAAAACAACCTCTCCGAAACAGCTTTCCTGGTGAAGCAGGCAGACGGTTACAGCCTTCGCTGGTTTACGCCCAGAGTAGAGATAGCCCTCTGCGGGCATGCTACGCTGGCCAGCGCGCATGTGCTGTGGAGCAACGGACTGGAGCCCCGTGATACGCCCCTGCGCTTTCATACGGTGCGCAGTGGCCTGTTGACCGCCACCGCCAGAGAGGAGCTGATTGAACTCGATTTTCCCGCACGTACTTATGAACCGGTAGTGCTGCCAACTGCCTTGCGTCAGTTGTTCCAGGACAACTACAGCAACACCGTGTATAGCCATGACCGTTATATCGTGGAGCTGCCGTCAGCCGGCGCGGTGGCGGCATTTGAACCCGACTTCCAGTTGCTGGCGTCGTATCCGGTGGTGATCACCGCCCCGGGAGACAGCGACAGTCCCTATGATTTTGTTTCCCGCTATTTTGCCGCACCACTGGGCGTCAACGAAGACCCGGTGACTGGTTCCGCGCATTGTTGCCTGGCGCCGTACTGGGCGGACAAGTTGGGCAAGACCAGCTTTAGCGCTTATCAGGCTTCCGCCAGGGGAGGAGAACTGAAGGTGGAGCTTCATGGCGAGCGCGTTTTACTCCGTGGGGAAGCCGTGACCGTTATCTCCGGTACATTTCATGTAAACCAACAATAA
- a CDS encoding isocitrate lyase/phosphoenolpyruvate mutase family protein, translating to MSVYEQFKQLHHQETPLLLSNAWDVASARVMQEKGVKAIATSSSAIADTLGYADGQNISFGELLHIIRRIVACVEVPVSADIEAGYASSTEDLLANIDLLVAAGVAGINLEDSAPSGTRTLLPADDLVKKISAIKSHLAAKGQNLFINARTDTFLLDIPGKLEETFVRARLYAQAGADGLFVPFIKDPADIEAVVSATTLPVNVLAMKGLAGIAELNTLGVKRISMGGSMYWAQKRALGQRLEQVIADGGFESVF from the coding sequence ATGTCTGTTTACGAACAATTCAAACAATTACATCACCAGGAAACACCACTGCTGCTGAGTAATGCCTGGGATGTGGCCAGCGCCCGCGTGATGCAGGAAAAAGGCGTTAAAGCCATCGCTACGTCCAGCTCGGCCATTGCGGACACGCTCGGATATGCCGACGGTCAAAACATCTCTTTCGGGGAACTGCTGCATATTATCCGCCGCATTGTGGCCTGCGTGGAAGTGCCTGTATCTGCTGATATTGAAGCGGGATACGCCAGTTCCACTGAAGACCTGCTGGCTAATATAGACCTGCTGGTAGCAGCCGGCGTGGCAGGCATCAACCTGGAAGATTCAGCACCTTCCGGCACGAGAACGCTGCTGCCCGCAGATGATCTGGTGAAAAAAATCTCCGCTATCAAAAGCCACCTCGCGGCAAAAGGACAAAACCTGTTCATCAATGCACGCACCGACACGTTCCTGTTAGACATTCCCGGAAAACTGGAAGAAACGTTTGTACGGGCGCGGTTATACGCACAAGCCGGCGCAGACGGGCTGTTTGTTCCCTTCATCAAAGACCCTGCGGATATTGAGGCAGTAGTATCTGCCACCACGCTGCCGGTGAACGTTCTGGCGATGAAAGGCCTGGCGGGAATAGCGGAACTGAACACGCTCGGTGTAAAACGTATCAGTATGGGCGGCAGTATGTACTGGGCCCAGAAAAGAGCGTTGGGGCAACGTTTGGAGCAGGTAATCGCAGATGGCGGTTTTGAATCCGTTTTTTAA
- a CDS encoding alpha-L-rhamnosidase C-terminal domain-containing protein encodes MKFHVYPLLALLCCVSPFMAHSQLPPNPALLQNHWTATWISCPGIAQRAYGIYHFRKTVTLAAKPSKFIVHLSADNRYRFFVNGQAVCSGPARGDLYNWNYESVDIAPYLQAGNNTLAALVWNMGEHAPVAQVSNQTGWLLQGDTDAEKIVNTDKSWKVYHDTAYTPCSLDNGARMRSYMVVGPGDHVKGTAFPWGWEQPGFDDSGWSAAAGVTHPASAGYGTDNLWTLVPRSIPLMEEVPERMGTVRRSGGITPVAGWPNKPGTLEIPAHQTVSILVDQTYNTSAYPQLTVSGGKASSIKMTYAEALFRDHQKANRNQVEGMEIIGNYDIFEPDGGNHRTFRPLWFRTYRYLQLDITTGDEPLRIDDLYGMRTGYPFEEKAAFSCNDTTLTDIWKTGWRTARLCAGETYFDCPYYEQLQYEGDTRIQSLISLYVAGDDRLMRKAIHDFYCSRVPEGLTQGRYPSNRMQVIPPFSLFWVSMLHDYWMHRKDDAFLQQYLMAAQGVLDWYERHIDSSRMMLGPMQWWGFTDWNTSFPGGVPDGATNGHSAVITLQYAYTLHQAAALFAGFGKASLAQHYKEVAQQLTRSVYRQCFDPARNAMANTPEKKAFSQHAGIMAVLAGAIPSGQEQSVLRRLMTDTTLSQATFYYRFYLNQALKKAGMANQYYGQLQPWRDMLAMGLTTFAENPEPTRSDCHAWSASPNYDFLATICGIVPAQPGFARVKIAPAPGELQQIKGSMPHPLGNITVSIIRKGAHGITASVSLPAGLDGVFVWEGKEKPLHSGQQTITF; translated from the coding sequence ATGAAGTTCCACGTATATCCGCTACTGGCCCTGCTTTGCTGCGTCAGTCCATTTATGGCGCACAGCCAGCTGCCTCCCAATCCGGCACTGCTGCAAAACCACTGGACGGCCACCTGGATCAGCTGTCCGGGCATCGCCCAGCGGGCCTATGGCATCTATCATTTCCGGAAGACCGTCACACTGGCCGCCAAACCTTCAAAATTTATCGTCCACCTGAGCGCTGATAACCGCTACCGCTTCTTTGTGAACGGTCAGGCCGTATGCAGCGGTCCTGCCCGCGGCGACCTCTATAACTGGAACTACGAGAGCGTTGACATCGCCCCTTACCTGCAGGCGGGTAACAATACCCTGGCGGCTTTGGTCTGGAATATGGGAGAACATGCGCCGGTAGCACAGGTATCTAACCAAACCGGATGGCTGCTGCAGGGAGATACCGATGCGGAGAAGATCGTCAATACAGACAAAAGCTGGAAAGTGTATCACGATACCGCCTATACGCCCTGTTCACTCGACAATGGCGCGCGCATGCGCAGCTATATGGTCGTTGGGCCCGGCGATCATGTAAAAGGAACAGCCTTTCCCTGGGGCTGGGAGCAGCCCGGCTTTGACGACAGCGGCTGGAGCGCCGCTGCCGGCGTCACGCACCCTGCTTCCGCCGGTTATGGTACCGATAACCTATGGACGCTGGTTCCCCGCAGCATTCCGCTGATGGAAGAAGTGCCGGAGCGAATGGGCACCGTGCGGCGCTCCGGCGGTATCACCCCGGTGGCCGGGTGGCCCAACAAACCCGGCACGCTGGAAATACCGGCACACCAGACGGTAAGCATACTGGTGGACCAGACCTATAACACCTCCGCCTATCCGCAACTGACCGTTTCCGGCGGCAAGGCTTCCAGCATCAAAATGACGTATGCAGAAGCACTGTTCCGCGACCACCAGAAAGCTAACCGTAACCAGGTGGAAGGCATGGAGATCATCGGCAACTATGACATCTTTGAACCGGATGGCGGCAACCACCGCACTTTCCGGCCGTTATGGTTCCGCACCTATCGTTATCTCCAGCTGGACATCACCACCGGTGACGAGCCACTGCGTATAGACGATCTTTATGGCATGCGCACCGGCTACCCCTTTGAAGAAAAAGCAGCTTTCAGTTGCAACGATACTACGCTGACGGACATATGGAAAACCGGCTGGCGCACCGCACGGCTCTGCGCCGGCGAAACGTATTTCGACTGCCCTTACTACGAACAGCTGCAATATGAAGGCGATACCCGTATACAATCGCTCATTTCCCTCTACGTGGCCGGTGACGACCGGCTGATGCGCAAAGCTATCCACGACTTCTACTGTTCGCGTGTGCCCGAAGGACTTACCCAGGGCCGTTATCCGAGCAACCGTATGCAGGTGATCCCTCCTTTCTCGCTTTTCTGGGTGTCTATGTTGCACGATTACTGGATGCACCGCAAAGACGATGCATTCCTGCAACAGTACCTCATGGCCGCACAGGGCGTGCTGGACTGGTACGAGCGGCATATCGACAGCAGCCGGATGATGCTGGGGCCTATGCAGTGGTGGGGCTTCACCGACTGGAACACCTCCTTCCCCGGTGGTGTGCCTGATGGCGCCACCAATGGCCATTCTGCCGTGATCACTTTACAATATGCGTATACGTTGCACCAGGCGGCCGCTTTGTTTGCCGGTTTTGGGAAAGCATCGCTGGCGCAGCATTACAAAGAGGTAGCGCAACAGCTTACCCGGAGCGTGTACCGCCAGTGTTTTGACCCGGCCCGCAATGCAATGGCCAATACCCCGGAGAAAAAGGCTTTCAGTCAGCATGCCGGCATTATGGCCGTGCTGGCGGGCGCCATCCCTTCCGGCCAGGAACAATCAGTCCTTCGCAGGCTGATGACAGACACCACCCTTAGTCAGGCTACATTCTATTATCGTTTTTATCTCAACCAGGCGTTGAAGAAAGCCGGTATGGCCAATCAGTACTACGGTCAGCTACAGCCCTGGCGTGATATGCTGGCGATGGGCCTTACCACTTTCGCGGAGAACCCGGAGCCTACCCGCTCCGACTGCCATGCCTGGAGCGCCAGCCCCAACTACGATTTTCTGGCCACCATCTGTGGCATCGTGCCTGCCCAACCAGGGTTTGCGCGTGTGAAGATCGCGCCCGCGCCCGGTGAACTGCAACAAATTAAAGGCAGTATGCCACACCCGCTGGGCAATATAACAGTATCGATTATACGAAAAGGGGCGCATGGCATTACCGCCAGCGTTAGCCTGCCGGCCGGACTGGACGGGGTCTTTGTGTGGGAAGGAAAAGAGAAACCCTTACACAGCGGTCAACAAACTATTACATTTTGA
- a CDS encoding TonB-dependent receptor plug domain-containing protein — protein sequence MRFYTNNRTLLVFLLTGLCGRAAAQQRPDTAMATHSLEEVIVQENRLAAPLKAANRNITIISRKQIDALAVTSINEVLAFVPGLDVRQRGPGGVQADIGIDGGTFDQTLVLLNGIKITDPQTGHNIMNLPVSLEDVDHIEVLRGAAARVYGINALNGAINIITRQPKETGAVVRANVGSSFKKDEKNKLYSGYGVGATGTLMTGNTGQSLSLNANSGNGYRYNTAYDNYRAFYQGVFQPAANHDVRALAGFVKNSYGANGFYAAPGDKESEESVKTFLAAVSDKIQINKSWEMTPRVSYRYTEDNYLYVKQNKAGANLHDNNIVDAELNNRFETAIGSFGAGAEARYEAINSNNLGKHERTNIGIYGEYKSKADKRFSFSVGGYLNYNSAYGWQFFPGADAGFNITSDLKLYANIGTAQRLPTYTDLYYKSPAILGNANLGVEKATYMEAGLRKYSGKFSYSGSVFYRQISDFIDYVKDSLPQPWQPQNFQRADTKGFSLQTGYATTFASGVFNSFAANAGYNYLSPSFKGDDNSKKISRYVIESLRHQLTAGVRASLLQHWMVSATARYNMRINYKDYTVVDARIAYQQRRFQVYADANNLLDVTYVEAGAVPMPGRWVTLGSTVKF from the coding sequence ATGCGTTTTTATACGAATAACCGTACACTCCTGGTATTTCTGCTGACGGGCCTGTGTGGCCGCGCAGCGGCACAGCAGCGTCCTGATACGGCCATGGCCACCCATAGCCTCGAAGAGGTGATTGTACAGGAAAACAGGCTGGCAGCGCCTTTGAAGGCGGCCAACCGCAATATTACCATCATCAGCCGCAAACAGATAGATGCTTTGGCTGTTACCTCCATCAACGAGGTATTGGCCTTTGTTCCCGGCCTGGACGTGCGCCAGCGCGGCCCGGGAGGTGTTCAGGCGGATATCGGCATAGATGGCGGCACTTTTGACCAGACGCTTGTGCTGCTGAACGGCATTAAAATCACCGATCCGCAGACAGGACACAATATCATGAACCTGCCCGTTTCCCTGGAAGATGTGGACCATATCGAGGTGCTCCGCGGCGCGGCAGCCAGGGTTTACGGTATCAACGCCCTCAACGGCGCTATCAATATCATCACCCGGCAGCCGAAGGAAACAGGGGCCGTTGTCCGCGCCAATGTGGGCAGCAGCTTCAAAAAAGACGAAAAAAACAAGTTGTACAGTGGTTATGGCGTGGGCGCTACCGGCACCCTGATGACCGGCAACACCGGACAGTCGCTGTCCCTCAACGCCAACAGCGGCAATGGTTACCGCTACAATACGGCTTACGATAACTACCGGGCCTTTTACCAGGGCGTTTTTCAGCCGGCAGCCAACCACGACGTCCGCGCACTGGCAGGCTTCGTGAAAAACAGCTATGGCGCCAACGGCTTCTACGCCGCCCCCGGCGACAAAGAATCAGAAGAATCGGTGAAAACTTTCCTGGCCGCTGTGAGCGATAAAATACAGATCAACAAAAGCTGGGAGATGACACCCCGGGTAAGCTACCGTTACACGGAAGACAATTATCTCTATGTAAAACAAAACAAGGCAGGCGCCAATCTGCACGACAATAACATTGTGGACGCAGAGCTCAATAACCGTTTTGAAACCGCCATCGGTTCATTCGGCGCGGGCGCGGAAGCACGTTATGAAGCTATCAACAGCAACAACCTGGGCAAGCATGAACGTACCAACATCGGTATCTATGGTGAGTATAAAAGTAAAGCCGACAAGCGGTTCAGCTTCTCGGTAGGTGGTTACCTGAACTACAACTCCGCCTATGGATGGCAGTTCTTCCCCGGAGCAGACGCGGGTTTCAACATCACCTCTGATCTGAAACTGTATGCCAATATCGGTACGGCGCAACGCCTGCCAACCTATACTGATTTGTATTACAAGAGCCCGGCCATCCTGGGAAATGCCAACCTGGGCGTGGAGAAGGCCACTTATATGGAAGCCGGCCTCCGGAAATACAGCGGTAAATTCTCCTATTCCGGCAGTGTCTTCTACCGTCAGATATCCGATTTTATTGATTACGTGAAAGACAGCCTGCCGCAGCCCTGGCAGCCGCAGAACTTCCAGCGGGCGGACACCAAAGGGTTCTCGCTGCAAACGGGCTATGCTACCACTTTTGCCTCCGGCGTGTTCAATAGTTTTGCCGCCAATGCAGGTTATAACTACCTGTCGCCTTCTTTTAAGGGAGATGACAACAGCAAAAAAATATCCCGCTACGTGATCGAAAGCCTGCGGCATCAGCTCACCGCCGGTGTAAGGGCTTCCTTACTGCAACACTGGATGGTGTCTGCAACTGCCCGTTACAATATGCGTATTAACTATAAGGACTATACCGTAGTGGATGCGCGTATCGCGTATCAGCAGCGGCGTTTCCAGGTATACGCAGATGCGAACAACCTGCTGGACGTGACTTATGTGGAAGCCGGCGCCGTGCCGATGCCCGGCAGATGGGTGACCCTGGGCAGTACCGTGAAATTCTAA
- a CDS encoding ester cyclase, which translates to MKKFTFFLSIGASALLLWISCASPNSGGGDWKAKADSLQAKLDQYEKDQQQLNTYLTRFDSLDFNFYSHQLWDSLQISHANNIVVTYPDGHQTTGIPTHIDELKPMFVFAPDTKITAHPVKFGSGKYTCVIGEMQGTFSQPMPIGGGKTMPPTGKKFKLQMCTVGEWKDGKMVAETLFWDNAALMKQISQ; encoded by the coding sequence ATGAAAAAGTTCACCTTCTTTTTAAGTATCGGGGCATCAGCCCTGCTGTTATGGATTTCCTGTGCCAGCCCCAATTCCGGTGGCGGCGACTGGAAAGCCAAAGCTGATTCTCTCCAGGCAAAGCTGGACCAGTATGAGAAAGACCAGCAACAGCTGAACACTTACCTGACCCGTTTTGATTCGCTGGACTTTAACTTCTACAGCCACCAGCTGTGGGACAGTCTGCAGATCAGCCACGCCAATAACATTGTAGTCACCTATCCCGACGGGCACCAGACAACGGGCATCCCCACCCACATTGATGAACTGAAACCCATGTTTGTATTTGCCCCTGACACAAAGATCACCGCTCACCCTGTTAAATTCGGCTCCGGAAAATATACCTGCGTGATAGGCGAAATGCAGGGCACTTTTTCTCAGCCGATGCCTATAGGCGGCGGCAAGACCATGCCACCTACCGGCAAAAAATTCAAACTTCAGATGTGTACCGTAGGAGAGTGGAAAGACGGTAAGATGGTGGCGGAAACGCTTTTCTGGGACAATGCGGCATTGATGAAACAGATTTCACAATAG
- a CDS encoding DUF4397 domain-containing protein yields MKRYFPLILLTLSACTKSDYLDVNAAERPPLNAYISFVNARPVATGIQFWTFTQQVTTTAVGINQASPYVPVTYGNVQINFTEGNGSSYKASRQFGNSAAYTETGGPNGPIAGYYHTVVAAAKKNDRSKDTLVLFYDDLSQAPAGKAKLRFLHFAAGTGDVQVKLQQQSNEKVWFEKVGYGSAGGANLSGAAYELGPFTNVDAGTVSLTVSVNGQALNIPTLSGLQLEAGKAYTVLFYSGVNEKDIPGARLITHL; encoded by the coding sequence ATGAAAAGATATTTTCCGCTTATACTGTTAACATTGAGCGCATGCACCAAAAGCGATTACCTCGATGTGAATGCCGCAGAACGGCCACCGCTCAATGCTTACATCAGCTTCGTCAATGCCCGCCCGGTGGCCACCGGCATCCAGTTCTGGACGTTCACCCAACAGGTCACCACGACGGCCGTGGGCATAAACCAGGCTTCTCCCTATGTGCCTGTTACCTACGGCAATGTGCAGATCAACTTCACCGAAGGCAACGGCTCCAGCTACAAGGCTTCGCGCCAGTTTGGCAACAGTGCCGCCTATACGGAAACAGGCGGCCCTAACGGCCCTATTGCCGGTTACTATCACACCGTTGTGGCCGCAGCCAAAAAGAACGACCGTAGCAAGGACACGCTGGTATTATTTTATGATGACCTAAGCCAGGCGCCTGCCGGCAAAGCAAAACTACGCTTCCTGCACTTCGCTGCCGGTACCGGCGATGTACAGGTGAAGCTGCAACAGCAGAGCAATGAAAAAGTCTGGTTTGAAAAGGTGGGTTATGGCAGCGCCGGCGGGGCTAACCTGTCGGGCGCTGCTTATGAGCTGGGACCGTTCACTAACGTAGACGCAGGTACGGTTTCGCTGACTGTCAGCGTAAACGGTCAGGCATTAAATATCCCGACGCTCTCCGGTCTGCAACTGGAAGCGGGAAAGGCTTATACGGTGCTGTTTTACAGTGGGGTCAATGAAAAAGACATACCAGGCGCGCGCCTTATCACACATTTGTAA